The following DNA comes from Fervidobacterium gondwanense DSM 13020.
TACGGTGGAGGCAAAGGAGATTCGTACGCTCAGTTCATAGTTAATACGCTGAAGCCATACATCGATGTCAATTTCAGAACACTTTCAGACAGAGAAAACACAGCGATACTCGGTTCGTCGATGGGCGGTTTGATTTCTCTGTACATCGGGATAAAATACAACGGCGTCTTTTCAAAAATTGGAGCGATGAGTCCTTCCATTTGGTTTGCTAATAAAGCATTGATAGAATTTGTAAAATCTGAGAAAGTAAATTATCCAACGAAGTTCTATGTTGACATGGGAAGTGCAGAAGGGCAGAATCCAGAAGTGCATCTGAACAACGCAAGGGAACTTTTCAAGATATTGGATAAGAAAGATAACTCGGAAGTGTTGTACATCGAAGACAGAGGGGGAACACATTCAGAAGGCGCTTGGGCAAGAAGACTTCCTGAGATGCTCGTGTATTTCTTTGGAACAGAAGAGTCAAATTAAACAGATTAAAGGAATGAAAGGTGGTGGGATAGGATGGGAAAGAAGGGTATTTTGGTAGTTTTGTTTCTGACACTTGTTGTTAAAATCTTTGGTTGGAGCGGACATGAGGCATATACTTACTTGGTTGTTAAGTCACTTAATTTTAACATGGATAAGCTAATAGAGATAAAACCATACACATATAACGAATCTCGGGTTTATAATACGAAGTTTTATTACACCGATGATTTTGCAGGTCAAAGGAAGTTTTTCGACCCGCTCGGTGATGGAAAGTTTCCATCAGATCCAGCACCTGTTGATGGAAAACTTCCAGTGTGGCAGATTTTGACAATTTATGCGCAATTTCCGGATTTCGGAATGGATGAAGGACTCAACCTTTCACCACTCCAAGCACTTATAGGCAACAGCCAAGGCGTAAGACACATGAGGTATAAACTCGGAATTATCGAGGCTTTCGAAGGAGATAAGTCTTTTCTTTATTTTGTTAATATGTCACAGGAAGCGTTTTCAAAAAATGATAGCTACTGGGGGTTGAGGTTCTTATCGTACGCTTTGCACTATATGGAAGACTTATTCCAGCCATACCACGAAACACCGGGCAGTTTTTGGGAAGTTTTGATGAGCCTGATGGATAAGAAAACTATGAATTTGCTCAACAATGCGCACTACACGTACGACAATTACCTGTTGTACTTGATTTACTATTCAAAACATAGAGATGAGATACGAAATCTGATTGAAAGTACTCCTGCAATAAGAATCCCATCAAATAACGAATCACTGATGAATGAGGTGATGATGTACGGATATATAAAATTCCCGCTAGTACATAGTGAGTTGAAAAAAGCATTTGAAGGTATCCTTACAGAAAGGATACCAGAAATTGATGATTTCAGACGACTTGAAGAAGAGGGAAAGTTAGAAGGCTTGTACAAGGTGACGAAGGAGATTATAGTAACGATGACTGGAACTATCAAGGCTTTTCTGAACGATTATCTTTCACGGTATTTGGAGTATAAAGAATAAACGTGTTTTATAAATATGTTTCGTCAAACATCCTTGTGAAAAGCGCAAAATCTTTTGAATTTTTGTCCATGCGTGGAGTTTTTCGAACTCCACGTTTTTTTCTTGTTGATATATAATCTTATCGTACAAGCGTAAATTCTTGTAGTTTATTAGCTCAAATTGGGAGGTGTAGCTATGTGGGAAAGCGTTAAGAGGAGCGATCCAGAGATTTATGAGGTTATTTTAAAAGAATGGGAAAGGCAAGAATATGGGCTTGAGCTAATTGCCTCTGAGAATTTTGTGTCTCCAGCTGTCATGGAGGCTATGGGAAGTGTTTTGACAAACAAGTATGCGGAGGGTTATCCAAAGAAAAGATACTACGGTGGTTGTGAATGGGTTGATGTTGCAGAGACACTTGCAAGAGAACGCGCAAAGAAGCTTTTCAACGCCAAGTATGCTAACGTACAGCCACACTCCGGTTCTCAAGCGAATATGGGAGCATATTTTGCGCTTGCAGAACCTGGTTCTGTTTTGATGGGTATGTCTTTAAGTCACGGAGGACACCTTACACACGGTGCAAGTGTTAACTTTTCGGGACAGATATATAAAGTTGTCCAGTACGGAGTGAATCCTCAAACGGAAGTAATTGACTACGATGAAGTCAGGAGATTAGCATTAGAGCACAGACCAAAGATAATCGTAGCGGGTGGAAGTGCTTACTCAAGGATTATCGACTTCAAGAGGTTTAGAGAAATAGCAGATGAAGTTGGTGCTTACCTCGTTGTCGATATGGCACACTTTGCTGGTTTGGTGGCAGCGGGGTTATATCCAAATCCTCTTGAATACGCACATGTTGTGACAAGTACGACACATAAGACATTGAGAGGTCCGCGCGGTGGTTTGATTCTTACAAACGACGAAGAAATCTACAAGGCGATAAATAAAGCGATATTCCCCGGAATACAGGGCGGTCCGCTGATGCACGTTATCGCAGCTAAGGCTGTATGTTTCAAAGAAGCGTTGACTGATGAGTTTAAAGAATATCAAAAACAGATAGTAGCAAACGCAAAAGCTCTTGCAAAAGCCCTTGAAAGTAGGGGGTTGAGAATCGTTTCCGGCGGTACCGATACACACTTGATGCTCGTTGACCTTAACCCGCTCAACGTAACGGGTAAAGCTGCAGAAACAGCACTCGGATATTGCCATATAACAGTCAATAAGAACACGATTCCAAATGAAACAAGGTCACCATTTGTGGCGAGTGGAATAAGACTTGGAACACCGGCACTAACAACCAGGGGAATGAAGGAAGAGCAGATGGAAGAAATTGCCGAGCTCATCGTAACAGTGCTTAAGAACGTTAAGGACGAGGAAGGAAATGTAGACGAAGAAGTTGCGAAGAGAGTTTCCGACCGTGTCATGGAGCTCTGCAAGAAGTTCCCGCTTTATCAAGGCAAGATAGCTGTCGAATAATTCTTAGATAAATAGATACATACTTGGGGGTGATTGGATGGTAGTTAGACCTTTTAAGGCACTAAGACCTACTAAGGAAATGGTCAGTAAAATAGCAGCTAAACCGTACGACGTTGTGACAGAAGAGCAAGCACGCGATGTTGCAAAAAACAACCCGTACACATTCTACAAAGTCTCAAGACCAGAGATAAATTTCGAATATTCAGCCGATACGCATGACCCAGAAGTGTTGAAAACGGGAAGGCAACATCTGGATTGGCTTATAAAAGAAGGTCACATGTTCGAAGATGGTGAGCCCTACATCTACATTTATCAACAACATTGGAGAGACCACGTTCAGACTGGAATTTTCGCAACGTTCTCAGTTGATGAATATATAGAGAACAAGATTAAGAAACACGAACTCACAAGAAAAGATAAAGAAGATGAAAGAGCCTTACACGTCAAAGTAGTAAAGGCTCACACAGGACCTGTATTTTTGATGTACAAATCCAGACCAGAAGTTGATTCATTGATAATGAA
Coding sequences within:
- the glyA gene encoding serine hydroxymethyltransferase, translated to MWESVKRSDPEIYEVILKEWERQEYGLELIASENFVSPAVMEAMGSVLTNKYAEGYPKKRYYGGCEWVDVAETLARERAKKLFNAKYANVQPHSGSQANMGAYFALAEPGSVLMGMSLSHGGHLTHGASVNFSGQIYKVVQYGVNPQTEVIDYDEVRRLALEHRPKIIVAGGSAYSRIIDFKRFREIADEVGAYLVVDMAHFAGLVAAGLYPNPLEYAHVVTSTTHKTLRGPRGGLILTNDEEIYKAINKAIFPGIQGGPLMHVIAAKAVCFKEALTDEFKEYQKQIVANAKALAKALESRGLRIVSGGTDTHLMLVDLNPLNVTGKAAETALGYCHITVNKNTIPNETRSPFVASGIRLGTPALTTRGMKEEQMEEIAELIVTVLKNVKDEEGNVDEEVAKRVSDRVMELCKKFPLYQGKIAVE